The Actinomadura graeca nucleotide sequence GTCGCGCTGACCGCCGGGGCGGCGGCGCTGCTGGCGCTGGCGATCCTGCCCGGCCAGCGGCGCCTCCTCGCGGGCGCGGGGACGGACGACGAGCTGCATGTGCGCGCGGAGTCGGCGCGGCTGGCGATGCTCACCGGGACGTTCAACCTGCTGTGGGCCGTGGTCGTCGTGCTGATGATCGTCCGTCCCGGCTCGACGACGGGCGCGTGAGCCGTGCGCACGCTGCGGATCGCGTCCGCCCTGGAGGCCGTCTCGCTGGCGGTCCTGCTGGTCAACCTGGCCACCGCGCACGCCGAGGTGATCACGTCGCTCGGCGGGCCCGTGCACGGCACCTGCTATCTCGTCGTCATCGCGGCGACCTGGATGACACCGGACGCGGCGTTCCCCGGCGCCCGCCTGCTCGCCGTCATCCCCGGCGTGGGCGGGCTGCTGGCCCTGCGGGCGATCCGGCGCCGGACGGAGCGGGACGCCGCGTCGCTCAGCTGACCCGGCCGCACCCGGGAACCGCTTCTGGTGCGGGGCGCGGCGCGGGATCGGGCGCGGGGTTCTCGCGGATCCTCCGCCGGAGCGCCGTCGCGGCCAGGACGGCGGGGACCGCCAGGTAGAGGCCGCATGACAGGAGCACCACGCCGGTGAAGACGGCACCGACGCGGGCGAGTGCCCGGCCACGTCCGGTGAGGAGCCGGGTGGCGGACGCCATGCCGATGACGGTGACGGCCGCCAGGCACGCGGCGGTGACGCGCATCAGCGGGCCAAGGCCCACGCCGGTGGGCAGGACGGCGAGGGACAGCGCCGCCGTCGGCACCGCGAGCACGGCCAGGCTCCGCCGCGGGACCTGGCCGGGGGCCGAGCCGCGGGCGAGGACGGCGGGCAGCGCGCCGTCGCGGGCGAGGGCGGCGCCGAGGCGCGCGCCGCCCGCGACGTAGGTGTTCATCGCGACGAAACTGAGGACGAGCGCCGCCCCGCCGGTCACCGGACGGGCGGCACCGCCGATCCCGTCTTCGAGCAGCAGCGCGAGCGGCACCGGCGACGTCGCCGCGCGGTCGCCGAGGACGCCCGTCACCGTGACCGCGAGGCCGAGGTAGAGGACGCCGACGACGGCGAGGGTGAGCACGGTCGCGCGGGGCAGCAGGCGGCGGGGATCGGTGAAGTCGGCGGACAGGTGGCTCGCGGCCTCCCAGCCCGCGAAAGCGAAGAACAGGACCCCGGCCGCGTGCGCGACGCCGAGGGGGCCGTGCGGGGCGAACGGGGTGAAGTTGCCCGCGCGGACGTGCGGCGCGGAGGCCAGGGTCGCGGCGACCAGCAGCGCGGTCAGCACCGCGACGAGGACGAGCTGGATCCGCCCGGACAGCCGCAGGCCGCCGTGGTTGGCGGCGAACGCGGCGATGAGCAGGGCCACCGCCACGCCGGCCGACGCGGGCCGTCCGAGGCCCGCGGCGGCCGCCACGTGGTCGCCGCCGATCATCGCGCCCGCCAGCACGCCGACGGGCACGGCGCCGTAGAAGCAGAAGCCCGCCGCCAGCGCGGCCCGGGGCCCGAACGCGCGGGCCGCGAACGTCGCGACGCCGCCCGCGTCGGGATGGCGGGCGCCGAGCGCCGCGAACGTCAGCGCGACCGGCGCGCCCAGCCCGAGCAGCACCGCCCACGCCACGACCGCGGACGGGCCGGCCGCTGCCGCCGCCAGGTGCGGCAGGGCCAGCACACCGGGCCCGAGCACGGCGCCGGTGAGGAGCGCCGTCCCCTGGGCAAGGCCGATGCGGTGGCCGTCCGGACGGTTCATCTCGTCTCCGATCGATCGACATCCCGGCTTGAAAGTAGCCATATGCGCGGGTTTGCCGAGCCTCAGCTGAACGTTCGATCGGAATCGACCGCGATAATCCCTGCATGGACGAACTTGATGCGGAGATCGTGCGGCTTCTCCAGACAGATGCTCGGCAGTCGAACCGCGAGCTGGCCCGGACGCTCGGCATCGCGCCCTCGACGTGCCTCGAACGGGTCCGGTCTCTGACACGGCGCGGCGTGATCCGCGGCTACCACGCCGACATCAGCCCGGCGGCGCTCAACCGCGGCGTCCAGGCGCTGGTGGCCGTGCAGGTCCGCCCGCTCAGCCGGACGGTCATCAACACCTTCAAGGACTACGTGTCCGGGATGCCCGAGGTGATCGGCGTGTTCGTGGTCGCGGGCGGCGACGACCTGGTCCTGCACGTCGGCGTCCAGGACCTGGACCACCTGCACGCGTTCCTGCTGGACGGGCTCAGCAAGCGCAAGGAGATCGCCGGCTTCCGCACCTCGGTGATCTTCCAGCACGTGCACAACACCGTCCTCAGCCGGCTGGACGACGTCTGATTCCGCCGCAACCCGGGCCCGCCGGGCGGGGTTCATGGGTGCGGCGCGCCGGACCCGGCGCGCGCACCGACCGGAAGGAACCCCATGGACCTGCAGCTCACCGGCCGCGTCGCGGTCGTCACCGGCGCCTCGAAGGGCATCGGGCTGGCCGTCACCCGGACGCTGCTGGACGAGGGCGCCCGCGTGGCCGCCGTCTCCCGCAAATCCGGCGCCGACCTGGACGCGCTCGCCGGGCCGGACCTGCTGCACGTCGCGGCCGACCTGATGGACCCGGCGGCCCCGGCCCACGCCGTGGCACGCGCCGTGGAGGCGTTCGGCCGGCTGGACGTCCTGGTCAACAACGCGGGCGGGCCGCCGCCCGGCACGGCCCTGCCGCGCTTCGGCTTCCTGACGCCGACGGACGACGACTGGCGCGCGATGTACGAGTTCAACCTGTTCGCCGTCGTGCGGGCCGTGCGGGCCGCGCTGCCGCACCTGCTGGACAGTGACGCGGCGGCGATCGTGAACGTCTCGTCCGGCAACGCGCGCCGTCCGGGCCCGATGAACGTCGACTACAACTCGGCCAAGGCGGCGCTGAACAACCTGACGAAGGGGCTGTCGGAGGAGTTCGCGCCGCGGGGCGTCCGGGTGAACACGGTCTCACCCGGGCCCGTCCGGACGCCGTGGTGGACGGAGGAGGGCGGCGCCGCCGACATCCTCGCGGGCGCCACCGGCTCCGACCGTGTCGCGGTGCTGGAACGCGTCGCGCCCGAGATGATGGGCCTGACCACGGGACGGCTGGCCGAGCCGCAGGAGGTGGCGGACGTGGTGGCGCTCCTGGCGTCCCCGCGTTCGGCGAACACGACGGGCGCGGAGTTCGCCGTGGACTCCGGCTACCTCAAGGAACTCTGACCCTGGCGAAGCCATAAGCCATCCTGCTTGAAGCAAGCAGATCTATCTCTTGGACTTCTGGACGGGCGGCACCCAGGATGGAGGTGAAGAGGGAGAGCGGACGATCCGAGGGGGATCCCTATGAGCACGCACGGGACGCTGGCCGCCAAGGTCACCGGACCGGTCTTCGAGCCGGGCGGCGACGGCTACGACGATGAGCGCACGGGGTTCCAGACGGCGGACCCGCACCGTCCGGACGTGATCGTCGGAGCGGTGGACGCCGAGGACGTGCGGGCCGCCGTCGAGTACGCGGCCGAGAACGGCCTGCCGGTCGCCGTGCAGAACACCGGGCACGGCCTCCCGGCGGGCGCCCGGGGCGGGCTGCTGATCAGCACCCGCCGGATGACCGGGGTGCGCGTCGACGCCGCGTCCCGGACCGCCTGGATCGAGGCGGGCGTCCGGTGGGCCGACGTCGTCCCGGCCGCCGCGGCGCACGGGCTGGCACCGCTGAGCGGGTCGGCGCCGGGCGTGGGCGCGGTGTCGTACGTCCTCGGCGGCGGGATCGGGCTGATGTCGCGCGAGTACGGCAACGCCGCCGACCACGTC carries:
- a CDS encoding APC family permease, which produces MNRPDGHRIGLAQGTALLTGAVLGPGVLALPHLAAAAAGPSAVVAWAVLLGLGAPVALTFAALGARHPDAGGVATFAARAFGPRAALAAGFCFYGAVPVGVLAGAMIGGDHVAAAAGLGRPASAGVAVALLIAAFAANHGGLRLSGRIQLVLVAVLTALLVAATLASAPHVRAGNFTPFAPHGPLGVAHAAGVLFFAFAGWEAASHLSADFTDPRRLLPRATVLTLAVVGVLYLGLAVTVTGVLGDRAATSPVPLALLLEDGIGGAARPVTGGAALVLSFVAMNTYVAGGARLGAALARDGALPAVLARGSAPGQVPRRSLAVLAVPTAALSLAVLPTGVGLGPLMRVTAACLAAVTVIGMASATRLLTGRGRALARVGAVFTGVVLLSCGLYLAVPAVLAATALRRRIRENPAPDPAPRPAPEAVPGCGRVS
- a CDS encoding Lrp/AsnC family transcriptional regulator; translation: MDELDAEIVRLLQTDARQSNRELARTLGIAPSTCLERVRSLTRRGVIRGYHADISPAALNRGVQALVAVQVRPLSRTVINTFKDYVSGMPEVIGVFVVAGGDDLVLHVGVQDLDHLHAFLLDGLSKRKEIAGFRTSVIFQHVHNTVLSRLDDV
- a CDS encoding SDR family NAD(P)-dependent oxidoreductase, coding for MDLQLTGRVAVVTGASKGIGLAVTRTLLDEGARVAAVSRKSGADLDALAGPDLLHVAADLMDPAAPAHAVARAVEAFGRLDVLVNNAGGPPPGTALPRFGFLTPTDDDWRAMYEFNLFAVVRAVRAALPHLLDSDAAAIVNVSSGNARRPGPMNVDYNSAKAALNNLTKGLSEEFAPRGVRVNTVSPGPVRTPWWTEEGGAADILAGATGSDRVAVLERVAPEMMGLTTGRLAEPQEVADVVALLASPRSANTTGAEFAVDSGYLKEL